Part of the Penaeus vannamei isolate JL-2024 chromosome 9, ASM4276789v1, whole genome shotgun sequence genome is shown below.
GACGAGCCGGTCGAGCTCACGCTGCGAGCCTACTTCTGCCACTGCTGCGGGGCGAAGGTGGTGGGCAAGGACAAGTACTTCTTCCACATCAAGCAGCACAACACCCTGCTCAACTCCAGCAGCATGCCGGAGGCGCCCAGCATCGTGCTCTCCGCCCCGCAGAGCGTGTCGTGCGAGAGCGACGCGGCCCCGGGCTCCCACTACACGAGCGCGAGCACCACCCCCGTCAACGTGGGCATCGACGCGGACACGCTGACGGGGGACGAGCTGGACCCCCTGGACAGAGGCTTCCCGGACGCCAAGGACGCGGCGACGTCGGCCTACATGGAGGAGAACGACACGGCCACGCAGCTGCTGAAGCTGAGGGAGTGGCAGCTGGAAAAGCACGGGAAGAGGTTCAAGAGGCAGAGGTTGAGCTTCGCGAAGTCGCCTGCGTCGTCCGACCGAAGTCCGATGTCAGGAAGGCAGAGGAATAGCAACAGTTCACCCGGCGTCAGCAAGCAGAAATCAGGCAGGCTGTCGCAAAACAGTGAGCCTTGCAGCTATTCTCTGGAGAAACAGCCTCTGAGCCAAATCAGTTACGCGAGTTCCAACGATCCCTACGCTAGTGTGACACCGCAGACAAATGCATCGACCATTGATGAACTGCAATACATGTGCGCGCCTGCNNNNNNNNNNNNNNNNNNNNNNNNNNNNNNNNNNNNNNNNNNNNNNNNNNNNNNNNNNNNNNNNNNNNNNNNNNNNNNNNNNNNNNNNNNNNNNNNNNNNNNNNNNNNNNNNNNNNNNNNNNNNNNNNNNNNNNNNNNNNNNNNNNNNNNNNNNNNNNNNNNNNNNNNNNNNNNNNNNNNNNNNNNNNNNNNNNNNNNNNNNNNNNNNNNNNNNNNNNNNNNNNNNNNNNNNNNNNNNNNNNNNNNNNNNNNNNNNNNNNNNNNNNNNNNNNNNNNNNNNNNNNNNNNNNNNNNNNNNNNNNNNNNNNNNNNNNNN
Proteins encoded:
- the LOC113804872 gene encoding uncharacterized protein codes for the protein MGSIGCPLCCRQDFMSVVALHEHLLYYIYRPLRCAVCGSNAGGIQGLIHHLAQHLGDNPAGGAAKEGGPPPPPPEMKRDQRAGGAAGSDTAVPLENGAGDKDFLCASESSSRSHWSQNPDGGNLAGRDEPVELTLRAYFCHCCGAKVVGKDKYFFHIKQHNTLLNSSSMPEAPSIVLSAPQSVSCESDAAPGSHYTSASTTPVNVGIDADTLTGDELDPLDRGFPDAKDAATSAYMEENDTATQLLKLREWQLEKHGKRFKRQRLSFAKSPASSDRSPMSGRQRNSNSSPGVSKQKSGRLSQNSEPCSYSLEKQPLSQISYASSNDPYASVTPQTNASTIDELQYMCASVIKGTREIRSYPAKIFFWLEIRFYIIGESVSIFDTKDIET